A part of Rhodamnia argentea isolate NSW1041297 chromosome 8, ASM2092103v1, whole genome shotgun sequence genomic DNA contains:
- the LOC115736619 gene encoding uncharacterized protein LOC115736619 isoform X1 gives MNGWDSRAMLEHYIYEYMIKKQMHGTAEFFKREAALNFETALPGGTDVPEGFLYEWWLIFYEMFMDNQPNNGSSSGISPTMMMTFPQETTASLTRQSAMNDEMTRDLAINTNTRLTFGDSFMWSKEWPSTNADHRPQNLMLLPYQQNPLTFSSTLNPVVVTDDLIPQGGAHLMPPGLENHILSSWKIEDHKKMMALSRLTESSKKRKASAEGNSGMPGFFLLHSENSEDNPSDMSAEASSSQVNEMNGEANVCSSTSKKRSSASDASKGTCQFLK, from the exons ATGAATGGTTGGGACAGCCGCGCGAT GCTCGAGCACTATATTTACGAGTATATGATCAAGAAGCAAATGCACGGAACGGcagagtttttcaaaagggaggCTGCTCTGAATTTTGAGACCGCTCTTCCTGGAG GAACAGATGTCCCAGAGGGTTTTCTGTATGAATGGTGGTTGATATTCTATGAGATGTTCATGGACAATCAGCCAAATAATGGGAGTTCCTCTGGAATTTCTCCCACAATG ATGATGACCTTTCCCCAAGAGACAACTGCTTCTCTGACCAGACAGTCTGCGATGAATGATGAAATGACAAGGGACTTAGCAATCAATACTAATACCA GATTGACCTTTGGCGACAGTTTTATGTGGTCGAAAGAATGGCCTTCAACA AATGCTGATCATCGCCCCCAAAATCTCATGCTGTTGCCTTATCAACAGAATCCATTGACTTTTTCCTCAACTTTGAATCCTGTGGTCGTCACTGATGATTTAATCCCACAAGGA GGAGCACATCTCATGCCTCCAGGATTGGAGAATCATAtcttaagttcttggaaaattGAAGATCataagaaaatgatggcactttcaCGATTAACTGAG AGCAGCAAAAAGAGAAAGGCTTCAGCAGAAGGAAACTCGGGCATGCCAGGGTTCTTTTTActacattcagaaaattctgAAGACAATCCTTCTGATATGAGTGCTGAAGCAAGTTCTTCTCAAGTTAATGAAATGAATGGTGAAGCAAATGTTTGTTCCAGCACCTCGAAAAAACGTTCTTCAGCTTCAGATGCATCCAAAG
- the LOC115736619 gene encoding uncharacterized protein LOC115736619 isoform X2: protein MNGWDSRAMLEHYIYEYMIKKQMHGTAEFFKREAALNFETALPGGTDVPEGFLYEWWLIFYEMFMDNQPNNGSSSGISPTMMMTFPQETTASLTRQSAMNDEMTRDLAINTNTRLTFGDSFMWSKEWPSTNADHRPQNLMLLPYQQNPLTFSSTLNPVVVTDDLIPQGGAHLMPPGLENHILSSWKIEDHKKMMALSRLTESSKKRKASAEGNSGMPGFFLLHSENSEDNPSDMSAEASSSQVNEMNGEANVCSSTSKKRSSASDASKDIVSP, encoded by the exons ATGAATGGTTGGGACAGCCGCGCGAT GCTCGAGCACTATATTTACGAGTATATGATCAAGAAGCAAATGCACGGAACGGcagagtttttcaaaagggaggCTGCTCTGAATTTTGAGACCGCTCTTCCTGGAG GAACAGATGTCCCAGAGGGTTTTCTGTATGAATGGTGGTTGATATTCTATGAGATGTTCATGGACAATCAGCCAAATAATGGGAGTTCCTCTGGAATTTCTCCCACAATG ATGATGACCTTTCCCCAAGAGACAACTGCTTCTCTGACCAGACAGTCTGCGATGAATGATGAAATGACAAGGGACTTAGCAATCAATACTAATACCA GATTGACCTTTGGCGACAGTTTTATGTGGTCGAAAGAATGGCCTTCAACA AATGCTGATCATCGCCCCCAAAATCTCATGCTGTTGCCTTATCAACAGAATCCATTGACTTTTTCCTCAACTTTGAATCCTGTGGTCGTCACTGATGATTTAATCCCACAAGGA GGAGCACATCTCATGCCTCCAGGATTGGAGAATCATAtcttaagttcttggaaaattGAAGATCataagaaaatgatggcactttcaCGATTAACTGAG AGCAGCAAAAAGAGAAAGGCTTCAGCAGAAGGAAACTCGGGCATGCCAGGGTTCTTTTTActacattcagaaaattctgAAGACAATCCTTCTGATATGAGTGCTGAAGCAAGTTCTTCTCAAGTTAATGAAATGAATGGTGAAGCAAATGTTTGTTCCAGCACCTCGAAAAAACGTTCTTCAGCTTCAGATGCATCCAAAG
- the LOC115736619 gene encoding uncharacterized protein LOC115736619 isoform X3: protein MNGWDSRAMLEHYIYEYMIKKQMHGTAEFFKREAALNFETALPGDVPEGFLYEWWLIFYEMFMDNQPNNGSSSGISPTMMMTFPQETTASLTRQSAMNDEMTRDLAINTNTRLTFGDSFMWSKEWPSTNADHRPQNLMLLPYQQNPLTFSSTLNPVVVTDDLIPQGGAHLMPPGLENHILSSWKIEDHKKMMALSRLTESSKKRKASAEGNSGMPGFFLLHSENSEDNPSDMSAEASSSQVNEMNGEANVCSSTSKKRSSASDASKGTCQFLK from the exons ATGAATGGTTGGGACAGCCGCGCGAT GCTCGAGCACTATATTTACGAGTATATGATCAAGAAGCAAATGCACGGAACGGcagagtttttcaaaagggaggCTGCTCTGAATTTTGAGACCGCTCTTCCTGGAG ATGTCCCAGAGGGTTTTCTGTATGAATGGTGGTTGATATTCTATGAGATGTTCATGGACAATCAGCCAAATAATGGGAGTTCCTCTGGAATTTCTCCCACAATG ATGATGACCTTTCCCCAAGAGACAACTGCTTCTCTGACCAGACAGTCTGCGATGAATGATGAAATGACAAGGGACTTAGCAATCAATACTAATACCA GATTGACCTTTGGCGACAGTTTTATGTGGTCGAAAGAATGGCCTTCAACA AATGCTGATCATCGCCCCCAAAATCTCATGCTGTTGCCTTATCAACAGAATCCATTGACTTTTTCCTCAACTTTGAATCCTGTGGTCGTCACTGATGATTTAATCCCACAAGGA GGAGCACATCTCATGCCTCCAGGATTGGAGAATCATAtcttaagttcttggaaaattGAAGATCataagaaaatgatggcactttcaCGATTAACTGAG AGCAGCAAAAAGAGAAAGGCTTCAGCAGAAGGAAACTCGGGCATGCCAGGGTTCTTTTTActacattcagaaaattctgAAGACAATCCTTCTGATATGAGTGCTGAAGCAAGTTCTTCTCAAGTTAATGAAATGAATGGTGAAGCAAATGTTTGTTCCAGCACCTCGAAAAAACGTTCTTCAGCTTCAGATGCATCCAAAG
- the LOC115736619 gene encoding uncharacterized protein LOC115736619 isoform X4, with the protein MNGWDSRAMLEHYIYEYMIKKQMHGTAEFFKREAALNFETALPGGTDVPEGFLYEWWLIFYEMFMDNQPNNGSSSGISPTMMMTFPQETTASLTRQSAMNDEMTRDLAINTNTRLTFGDSFMWSKEWPSTNADHRPQNLMLLPYQQNPLTFSSTLNPVVVTDDLIPQGGAHLMPPGLENHILSSWKIEDHKKMMALSRLTEQKEKGFSRRKLGHARVLFTTFRKF; encoded by the exons ATGAATGGTTGGGACAGCCGCGCGAT GCTCGAGCACTATATTTACGAGTATATGATCAAGAAGCAAATGCACGGAACGGcagagtttttcaaaagggaggCTGCTCTGAATTTTGAGACCGCTCTTCCTGGAG GAACAGATGTCCCAGAGGGTTTTCTGTATGAATGGTGGTTGATATTCTATGAGATGTTCATGGACAATCAGCCAAATAATGGGAGTTCCTCTGGAATTTCTCCCACAATG ATGATGACCTTTCCCCAAGAGACAACTGCTTCTCTGACCAGACAGTCTGCGATGAATGATGAAATGACAAGGGACTTAGCAATCAATACTAATACCA GATTGACCTTTGGCGACAGTTTTATGTGGTCGAAAGAATGGCCTTCAACA AATGCTGATCATCGCCCCCAAAATCTCATGCTGTTGCCTTATCAACAGAATCCATTGACTTTTTCCTCAACTTTGAATCCTGTGGTCGTCACTGATGATTTAATCCCACAAGGA GGAGCACATCTCATGCCTCCAGGATTGGAGAATCATAtcttaagttcttggaaaattGAAGATCataagaaaatgatggcactttcaCGATTAACTGAG CAAAAAGAGAAAGGCTTCAGCAGAAGGAAACTCGGGCATGCCAGGGTTCTTTTTActacattcagaaaattctgA
- the LOC115736612 gene encoding zinc finger CCCH domain-containing protein 49 gives MAHRLLRDAEADGWERSDFPIICESCLGDNPYVRMTRAQYDKECKICQRPFTVFRWRPGRDARYKKTEICQTCCKLKNVCQVCLLDLEYGLPVQVRDTALSISSHDTIPKSDVNREYFAEEHDRKARAGLDYESSYGKVRPNDTILKLQRTTPYYKRNRAHVCSFYIRGECTRGAECPYRHEMPVTGELSQQNIKDRYYGVNDPVALKLLNKAGEMPSLEPPEDESIRTLYVGGLDARVSEQDLKDNFYAHGEIESIRMVLQRACAFVTYTTREGAEKAAEELSNKLVIKGLRLKLMWGRPQAPKPETEGSEVARQQTAVAHSGLLPRAVISQQQSQMQGPGSQDHGPAMHYYNTLPPPQPERTFYPSMDPQRMGAIVPSQEGSSSGPSGSSENRPPSEQQQQGQHYAYPAMAPPHGQYYSHYYPPYGYMMPPPPYQQYQLPNQSTVPPLHPPPATQQYQQHPVQSGSTPSSSAPVPPPAPPSSSGSTPGGSAPPVSS, from the exons ATGGCGCACAGGTTGCTGAGGGATGCGGAGGCCGACGGATGGGAACGCTCCGATTTCCCCATCATCTGCGAGTCCTGCCTCGGCGACAACCCTTACGTTCGCATG ACAAGGGCACAGTATGATAAGGAGTGCAAAATCTGCCAGCGTCCATTTACAGTTTTCAGGTGGAGACCAGGTCGCGATGCAAGATACAAGAAAACTGAAATTTGCCAGACTTGCTGTAAGTTGAAAAATGTCTGTCAAGTCTGCCTTTTGGATCTTGAATATGGGTTGCCAGTTCAGGTTCGAGATACTGCTTTATCCATCAGCTCACATGACACCATTCCCAAGAGTGATGTTAATAGGGAGTACTTTGCAGAGGAGCACGATCGgaag GCTAGGGCTGGATTAGATTATGAATCCTCATATGGCAAGGTTCGGCCTAATGATACTATTCTGAAACTTCAAAGAACGACGCCGTATTACAAAAGAAATCGAGCACATGTTTGCAGCTTCTACATCAGGGGGGAGTGTACCAGAGGTGCGGAGTGTCCATATAGGCATGAAATGCCAGTAACGGGGGAGTTGTCTCAGCAAAATATAAAAGATCGTTACTATGG AGTAAATGATCCAGTGGCTCTAAAGCTGCTCAACAAAGCTGGGGAGATGCCCTCATTGGAGCCCCCTGAGGATGAGAGCATCAGAACCTTGTATGTGGGTGGCCTGGATGCAAGGGTATCTGAGCAGGATTTGAAGGACAATTTCTACGCCCACGGTGAAATTGAATCCATAAGGATGGTGCTACAACGAGCATGTGCTTTTGTGACATATACAACCAGGGAAGGTGCAGAAAAAGCTGCGGAGGAGCTCTCAAATAAACTGGTGATAAAAGGGTTAAGGCTGAAGCTGATGTGGGGTAGACCTCAAGCCCCAAAACCAGAAACTGAAGGTTCGGAAGTTGCACGGCAACAGACAGCCGTCGCTCATAGTGGGCTGCTACCAAGGGCTGTTATATCTCAGCAACAGAGCCAAATGCAAGGGCCTGGTTCTCAGGACCATGGCCCAGCAATGCACTACTACAACACGCTACCGCCTCCTCAGCCAGAGAGAACCTTCTATCCCTCCATGGACCCCCAAAGGATGGGTGCAATTGTTCCTTCCCAGGAAGGGTCTTCCAGTGGGCCCTCAGGGTCCAGCGAGAACAGACCACCTTCGGAGCAGCAGCAACAGGGACAGCATTATGCTTACCCTGCAATGGCCCCACCACATGGGCAATATTATTCCCATTATTACCCACCTTATGGTTATATGATGCCCCCGCCTCCTTATCAACAGTACCAACTGCCGAACCAATCGACAGTGCCTCCGCTGCATCCCCCTCCGGCAACTCAGCAGTATCAGCAGCATCCTGTGCAATCAGGATCCACACCCTCGAGTTCTGCACCCGTTCCACCGCCGGCACCGCCATCATCTTCGGGGTCTACACCTGGGGGTTCTGCTCCACCAGTGTCTTCTTAG
- the LOC115736618 gene encoding serine/arginine-rich splicing factor SR45a isoform X4, which translates to MKFTVWVFFFSPSAACQMSYSRRSDYSPSPSPRRRYSRSISNLRSVSRSRSRSASSDVENPGNNLYVTGLSPRITKRELENHFVSEGKVVDVHLVVDPWTRESRGFGFVTMSTVKEAERCIKCLDRSVLEGRVITVEKFLWQQVSCV; encoded by the exons ATGAAATTTACcgtgtgggttttttttttttccccctctgcCGCCTGCCAGATGTCTTACTCCAGAAGGTCCGATtattctccttctccttcaccTCGGCGGAGGTATAGCAGGTCAATCTCTAATTTGAGGTCTGTGTCAAGGAGCAGATCAAG GAGTGCTTCAAGCGATGTTGAGAACCCTGGCAACAATTTGTATGTAACAGGACTGTCCCCCCGGATTACAAAGAGGGAACTGGAAAATCATTTTGTGAGCGAGGGAAAG GTAGTGGATGTGCATCTCGTGGTTGACCCATGGACAAGGGAATCTCGtggttttgggtttgttaccaTGTCAACTGTCAAGGAGGCCGAGCGGTGCATCAAGTGTTTAGATCGATCTGTGCTTGAAGGTCGTGTAATCACTGTTGAAAAG TTTTTGTGGCAGCAGGTTAGCTGTGTGTAG
- the LOC115736618 gene encoding serine/arginine-rich splicing factor SR45a isoform X1 — MKFTVWVFFFSPSAACQMSYSRRSDYSPSPSPRRRYSRSISNLRSVSRSRSRSASSDVENPGNNLYVTGLSPRITKRELENHFVSEGKVVDVHLVVDPWTRESRGFGFVTMSTVKEAERCIKCLDRSVLEGRVITVEKARRRRGRTPTPGRYLGLKTIRVRRRSPSYSPPNSPRRTPSCSPYSRSRSPRYSSDHSRGRSYSSYHRRRRSDSPYYGRRRAYSPCYSRRKSYSRSRSPYSRSPVYHCDRSYSPYDSRDYSPDDRYHRRSRYRSISRTVSSGRGRYSRSSYSPRLRRSRYYPSESPKPRRRSRKSYRSTSRSPRRSSKRSYSSRRGYSRDSYSSRSVSPSHSVSASSRAVSRSNTPRSSSSA, encoded by the exons ATGAAATTTACcgtgtgggttttttttttttccccctctgcCGCCTGCCAGATGTCTTACTCCAGAAGGTCCGATtattctccttctccttcaccTCGGCGGAGGTATAGCAGGTCAATCTCTAATTTGAGGTCTGTGTCAAGGAGCAGATCAAG GAGTGCTTCAAGCGATGTTGAGAACCCTGGCAACAATTTGTATGTAACAGGACTGTCCCCCCGGATTACAAAGAGGGAACTGGAAAATCATTTTGTGAGCGAGGGAAAG GTAGTGGATGTGCATCTCGTGGTTGACCCATGGACAAGGGAATCTCGtggttttgggtttgttaccaTGTCAACTGTCAAGGAGGCCGAGCGGTGCATCAAGTGTTTAGATCGATCTGTGCTTGAAGGTCGTGTAATCACTGTTGAAAAG GCTAGAAGGAGGAGGGGAAGAACTCCTACTCCAGGAAGGTATCTCGGGTTGAAGACTATTCGAG TGCGCCGGCGCTCTCCCAGTTACTCTCCCCCTAACTCTCCCCGTCGGACTCCAAGCTGTTCTCCCTATAGTAGGAGCAGGTCTCCTCGTTATTCATCTGATCACAGCAGGGGCAGATCCTACTCCTCTTACCATAGGAGGCGCAGATCAGACTCTCCTTACTATGGTCGGCGAAGGGCTTATTCTCCTTGTTATAGTCGACGAAAATCGTACTCTAGATCCCGTTCCCCTTACAGCAGATCGCCAGTGTATCATTGCGATCGGTCCTACTCTCCATATGATTCGAGGGACTACTCTCCAGATGATCGCTATCACAGAAGGAGCCGTTATCGATCTATTTCCAGAACTGTGTCATCAGGAAGAGGAAGATACTCTAGGAGCAGCTACTCTCCGAGGCTGAGGAGGAGTAGATACTACCCTAGCGAATCTCCAAAACCTAGGAGAAGGTCAAGGAAGAGCTATCGTAGCACCTCAAGAAGCCCGAGGAGGAGTTCTAAGCGGAGCTACTCGTCCAGGCGCGGTTATTCAAGGGATAGCTATTCTTCTAGGAGTGTGTCTCCGAGCCACAGTGTTAGTGCAAGTTCCAGAGCGGTATCAAGGTCTAACACGCCGAGGTCCTCATCTTCAGCTTAA
- the LOC115736618 gene encoding serine/arginine-rich splicing factor SR45a isoform X2 yields MSYSRRSDYSPSPSPRRRYSRSISNLRSVSRSRSRSASSDVENPGNNLYVTGLSPRITKRELENHFVSEGKVVDVHLVVDPWTRESRGFGFVTMSTVKEAERCIKCLDRSVLEGRVITVEKARRRRGRTPTPGRYLGLKTIRVRRRSPSYSPPNSPRRTPSCSPYSRSRSPRYSSDHSRGRSYSSYHRRRRSDSPYYGRRRAYSPCYSRRKSYSRSRSPYSRSPVYHCDRSYSPYDSRDYSPDDRYHRRSRYRSISRTVSSGRGRYSRSSYSPRLRRSRYYPSESPKPRRRSRKSYRSTSRSPRRSSKRSYSSRRGYSRDSYSSRSVSPSHSVSASSRAVSRSNTPRSSSSA; encoded by the exons ATGTCTTACTCCAGAAGGTCCGATtattctccttctccttcaccTCGGCGGAGGTATAGCAGGTCAATCTCTAATTTGAGGTCTGTGTCAAGGAGCAGATCAAG GAGTGCTTCAAGCGATGTTGAGAACCCTGGCAACAATTTGTATGTAACAGGACTGTCCCCCCGGATTACAAAGAGGGAACTGGAAAATCATTTTGTGAGCGAGGGAAAG GTAGTGGATGTGCATCTCGTGGTTGACCCATGGACAAGGGAATCTCGtggttttgggtttgttaccaTGTCAACTGTCAAGGAGGCCGAGCGGTGCATCAAGTGTTTAGATCGATCTGTGCTTGAAGGTCGTGTAATCACTGTTGAAAAG GCTAGAAGGAGGAGGGGAAGAACTCCTACTCCAGGAAGGTATCTCGGGTTGAAGACTATTCGAG TGCGCCGGCGCTCTCCCAGTTACTCTCCCCCTAACTCTCCCCGTCGGACTCCAAGCTGTTCTCCCTATAGTAGGAGCAGGTCTCCTCGTTATTCATCTGATCACAGCAGGGGCAGATCCTACTCCTCTTACCATAGGAGGCGCAGATCAGACTCTCCTTACTATGGTCGGCGAAGGGCTTATTCTCCTTGTTATAGTCGACGAAAATCGTACTCTAGATCCCGTTCCCCTTACAGCAGATCGCCAGTGTATCATTGCGATCGGTCCTACTCTCCATATGATTCGAGGGACTACTCTCCAGATGATCGCTATCACAGAAGGAGCCGTTATCGATCTATTTCCAGAACTGTGTCATCAGGAAGAGGAAGATACTCTAGGAGCAGCTACTCTCCGAGGCTGAGGAGGAGTAGATACTACCCTAGCGAATCTCCAAAACCTAGGAGAAGGTCAAGGAAGAGCTATCGTAGCACCTCAAGAAGCCCGAGGAGGAGTTCTAAGCGGAGCTACTCGTCCAGGCGCGGTTATTCAAGGGATAGCTATTCTTCTAGGAGTGTGTCTCCGAGCCACAGTGTTAGTGCAAGTTCCAGAGCGGTATCAAGGTCTAACACGCCGAGGTCCTCATCTTCAGCTTAA
- the LOC115736618 gene encoding serine/arginine-rich splicing factor SR45a isoform X3 yields MSTVKEAERCIKCLDRSVLEGRVITVEKARRRRGRTPTPGRYLGLKTIRVRRRSPSYSPPNSPRRTPSCSPYSRSRSPRYSSDHSRGRSYSSYHRRRRSDSPYYGRRRAYSPCYSRRKSYSRSRSPYSRSPVYHCDRSYSPYDSRDYSPDDRYHRRSRYRSISRTVSSGRGRYSRSSYSPRLRRSRYYPSESPKPRRRSRKSYRSTSRSPRRSSKRSYSSRRGYSRDSYSSRSVSPSHSVSASSRAVSRSNTPRSSSSA; encoded by the exons aTGTCAACTGTCAAGGAGGCCGAGCGGTGCATCAAGTGTTTAGATCGATCTGTGCTTGAAGGTCGTGTAATCACTGTTGAAAAG GCTAGAAGGAGGAGGGGAAGAACTCCTACTCCAGGAAGGTATCTCGGGTTGAAGACTATTCGAG TGCGCCGGCGCTCTCCCAGTTACTCTCCCCCTAACTCTCCCCGTCGGACTCCAAGCTGTTCTCCCTATAGTAGGAGCAGGTCTCCTCGTTATTCATCTGATCACAGCAGGGGCAGATCCTACTCCTCTTACCATAGGAGGCGCAGATCAGACTCTCCTTACTATGGTCGGCGAAGGGCTTATTCTCCTTGTTATAGTCGACGAAAATCGTACTCTAGATCCCGTTCCCCTTACAGCAGATCGCCAGTGTATCATTGCGATCGGTCCTACTCTCCATATGATTCGAGGGACTACTCTCCAGATGATCGCTATCACAGAAGGAGCCGTTATCGATCTATTTCCAGAACTGTGTCATCAGGAAGAGGAAGATACTCTAGGAGCAGCTACTCTCCGAGGCTGAGGAGGAGTAGATACTACCCTAGCGAATCTCCAAAACCTAGGAGAAGGTCAAGGAAGAGCTATCGTAGCACCTCAAGAAGCCCGAGGAGGAGTTCTAAGCGGAGCTACTCGTCCAGGCGCGGTTATTCAAGGGATAGCTATTCTTCTAGGAGTGTGTCTCCGAGCCACAGTGTTAGTGCAAGTTCCAGAGCGGTATCAAGGTCTAACACGCCGAGGTCCTCATCTTCAGCTTAA